The Methanosarcina acetivorans C2A genome includes the window GGTTTCTTCAAAGGCAGGAAGGTAGGCAAGAGCCAGATCTTCCCTGATCCTGTTGAAGACGGTATCGGGGTGCATGTAGCGCCTGGCTTTCGGAATGCGGGCATAGATTACCTCTTCAAACTCGTTAAGAATATTCGAAATAAATTCCCGGATAAAGGGATAGGTGTGCCTTTCCGTATCCGCAACAAAAATAGTATCTTTTGAAAGCAGGAGGCAGCCTTCAAAAAACCCTTCGCATCCGTCAAACTCGTTGAGTATGGGAATCCCCAGGTTGTTCAGGGCTTCCTTTACGACAATCTCTTCATTTTCCCTCGCAGGCGGACGCATTTTTGAAAGGAGCGCGCCTTTTCTGGAGATTACCGCAGTATCGTGCAGAAAAGTAAGGTTTGGCATCTTCCGGATAAGTTCACGGTTTTCGTCCACATAGTCTGAAAGCTCATAGACCCTGACCCCATTTGATTCCATCAGTTCCTGATACTGCCTGTGTTCTTCAACATATCCGGAAATATCAGGT containing:
- a CDS encoding arginine deiminase family protein, which codes for MGCQIEKLKEEKKTGSSIAYGCDELGRLKSVLVHTPGDELTLVNESNYEHWLYDEVPDISGYVEEHRQYQELMESNGVRVYELSDYVDENRELIRKMPNLTFLHDTAVISRKGALLSKMRPPARENEEIVVKEALNNLGIPILNEFDGCEGFFEGCLLLSKDTIFVADTERHTYPFIREFISNILNEFEEVIYARIPKARRYMHPDTVFNRIREDLALAYLPAFEETCLFTENSSERIDFKAYMQEKGMEIVPVSDSEQSRLACSFVPLESGTIFHYDIALDRDTRKNLAGEGVEIIPFHPEALLAGGGSLRCHTLRLCRRKK